In Euzebya rosea, the sequence TCGGGGAACCGGCGGTAGGTCTTGTCCACGAGGAACGCGTGCGACCATGAGGAGGAGGCCACCACGGCCACTCGCCGGGAGCTGGCCAGGATGGCGTCGGCGACCGCCGCACCCATCTGCATGCAGCGTGAAGGGCTGGGACTACGAGGGTCCGTAGCTTTGCGGGCATCGGCAAGCCGGCTGACGCTGCCCTTGTAGGAGATCACACGGCGTCCGTAGCAGTTGATCTGGAACGGCAGCACCGGGTATCCGAACCCCTCACGACGATGATCCATGAACAACACGGCGTTGATGAACGCATGTGGCAGGTCGGGGTGGTGGGCCGGACGATACGCGTAGGCGACATCGATGTCGCGGGCCAGGAGTGCATCGGCGAGTTCGACGCCGAACTCGTGGTCGATGGTCACATCGATGGCGGTCTCTGCGTCCTCGCCCCAGATGTTCTCCCCACCCTTGTGCGCCCAGGGCTGGGCGCGCATGTTGTCGTCGTACGCAAGCACACAGAACGCCGGGATCATGTCCTCGGTGAAGTTCTCGTACTGGTCGTCCCCCCATATCAGGACGACATCGGGGTTGAACGCCCGCAGTTTGTCGTGCAACCGGTCCACGTGACCGAAGACTGCGGCTCGGTGCGCGGCTGCCGCTGCGGTGCCCCCATCCCGGCCCATTTCGAGGCGGGCGGCCTCTGGCCACGACTCCGGGGCTGCTGCCCCTGCGGGCATGTCCGGGTCCTTCAGGGTCCAGCGGAACAGGTCGGCCATCTTCTCGTCCGGGACGGCGAACCCTGGGTAGTGGGTGAGTCCGAGTCCAAGCAGTGCGCCCATCATCAGGTCCTTTCGTCGAATGTCAGTAGCTGGAGGCTGCAGGGTTGGCGGTATGGTCTGGCGTCTGCTGATGGGAGGGGATGTCCTGCTCCATCAGCTCACGCACGGCATCCCTGACCTGCGACATCGCCATCGGGTCCGTCAGGTCGTACTCGGCGGTCACGAACT encodes:
- a CDS encoding extradiol ring-cleavage dioxygenase; protein product: MGALLGLGLTHYPGFAVPDEKMADLFRWTLKDPDMPAGAAAPESWPEAARLEMGRDGGTAAAAAHRAAVFGHVDRLHDKLRAFNPDVVLIWGDDQYENFTEDMIPAFCVLAYDDNMRAQPWAHKGGENIWGEDAETAIDVTIDHEFGVELADALLARDIDVAYAYRPAHHPDLPHAFINAVLFMDHRREGFGYPVLPFQINCYGRRVISYKGSVSRLADARKATDPRSPSPSRCMQMGAAVADAILASSRRVAVVASSSWSHAFLVDKTYRRFPDIAADRELYEAMVAGDWERWRRTTVDEIEDSGQQELLNWFALAGAMERAGAALEWSAFEETHIFNSSKVVAAFHAVQDD